The Candidatus Aegiribacteria sp. sequence GCTATTTGCTGTCTGAGGATTTTTTAACCGACGAATCAACCAGCTCAAGGATACATGCTTCGGCAGCATCTCCCCTTCTCGGGCCGAGCTTGAGTATACGTGTGTATCCGCCGTTGCGGTCTACATACCTGGGGCCCAGTTCATTGAAAAGCTTCTGGACTGCTTTGCTTCCGTAAACGAATCTGGCTACATGCCTTCTGGCATGAACAGTGTCGATTCTGCCCTTTGTTATAATTCTCTCAGCTGCACTTCTTGCGGCTTTTGCCCTTGCCAGACTGGTTGTAATCCTCTCCTCAAGTATCAGAGAAGTAACAAGGCTGCGAAGCATTCTTTTTCTTGCTGCAGGCTTCCTGCCCAGCTTGGCTATTTTTTTTCTGTGACGCATATCAGTTCTCCCGATGACTTTATGTCAGTCGTCTATTGATAATTTCAACTTCTTGAGAGCATCCTCGACCGTTTCCAGTGAAGAGGGGCCGAACCCGCTGATTTCCAGTATTTCTTCGGACTTCTTCTCAAGTAGATCACTTACATTTTTAATTCCCGCTGATTTCAGAACATTGGCAATTCGTGTAGGGATATCCGTGTCTTCAATGGGAGTGGACATGATATCATTCTTGTTATCCTTCTCCTTGGTAATTATATCCGGTTTTTCCTCTGGTTCCAGTCCACCGGGTATCATCTGCAGATGCTCAGTGAGTATCTCACAGGCCTCGTTCAAAGCTTCTTTCGGGCCAATGCTTCCATCGGTCGAAATATCCATGATCAGATGATCGTAATCAGTTCTGTCACCAACTCTTGCGCTCTGCACCTCGTAGTTGACTTTCCTGACCGGACAGAACCATGAATCCAAAAGGATAGTCCCGGCCTTCTCTTCCTTTCCGTGAATGCTCCATTCATCGGCAGGTATGAAGCCTTTTCCCTTTTCAACAGCTATTTCAATGGATAGTTTTCCCGTACCGTCAAGCTGGGCTAATTCCTGATCCTTGTTAATAACCTTCAGATAACTGTCTCCCTTAAGGTCTTTTCCGGTATATGCTCCCTTTTTAGAAACATCAAGCCTGAGTGTACCTTTTTCATTTTCGCCGAGATCGATTATCAGAGATTTTATGTTAAGGACTAATTCCGGCACATCCTGAACAACACCGGAAACTGTGGAAAATTCATGCTCAACACCTTCGATTGAAATAGAGACCGGCGCAAAGCCCTCAAGTGAAGATAGGAGAACTCTTCGCAGGGCATTTCCCAGTGTCCGTCCAAATCCTCTTTCCAGAGGGATAATCTCGAGCCTGCCGAATTCATCGGAGAGAGATTCTTCCTCCCATTTGATCATATCCGGAAGATATAGACTCTTAAATACCATCTGACCCTCCTCCCAGGTTGGCAACCCGGATGTTTCTTAGCCCCACAGGGCTTTCATTTCCTGTTAGCCGCGTCGGCGACGTTTCGATGGACGACACCCGTTATGCGGTATTCTGGTTTGATCCTTTATTGCTGTTACTTCAAGATTTGTTGACTGGAGAGCCCTGACCGCAGCTTCCCGTCCCGACCCTGGTCCTCTGACCCAGATTTCTACTTTCTTTAATCCAGCTTCAATTGCCTTCTCAGCAGCTTGAACAGCTGCCTGTCCCGAGGCAAAAGCGGTTCCTTTTCTTGTACCCTTAACTCCAGTGGTTCCTCCGCTTGCCCAGGTAATTACATTACCGTTTCGGTCGGTTACTGTTATCATCGTGTTATTGAACGAAGATTTCACATGTATTATTCCATTAACATCCGTTACTTTTAAGGTCTTCTTCTTTTTTGTCGCCTTTGCGCGACTCTTTACCTTGGCTCCTTTTGGCACTACAGCCTCCTAATGAATTCTCTTACGCCCGAATTTCGGTCCCTTGCGGGTACGAGCGTTCGTTCGTGTCCTCTGGCCTCGGACCGGGAGTCCTCTGCGATGCCTGATCCCGCGATAGCACCGGATATCCATCAGCCTCTTCTTGTTCATATTCACTTCCGCCCTCAATGCACCTTCAACTTTGTAGTCCGAATCGATGACTTTTCTGAGAGCGGCGACTTCTGTTTCTGTAAGATCGTCTGTCTTTACATCGAACTTAATTCCCGCCTTCTCAAGAATAATTCTTGAAGAAGCCAGCCCTATTCCATGGATATATGGCAGCGCATAAAGAATGTGCTTGTTAGGCGGAAGATCAATTCCTGAGATTCTTGCCACTAATTACCTCCGTACTTGCCTTTAACTCGATTTATCCCTGTCTCTGTTTGTGCTTGGGATTACGCGAACAGATTACAAGAACCTTTCCGCGCCTGCGCACTATTCTGCAGTATTCGCAGATCTTTTTGACTGAGCTACGTACTTTCATTGTCCGATCCTTACTTGTACCTGTAAGTAATACGGCCGCGGTTCAGATCGTATGGAGAGATCTCAACCGTTACCCTGTCACCTACCAGTATCCGTATGTTGTTCATTCGCATCTTACCTGATATGTAACAAAGTGTTATGTGT is a genomic window containing:
- the rplQ gene encoding 50S ribosomal protein L17; its protein translation is MRHRKKIAKLGRKPAARKRMLRSLVTSLILEERITTSLARAKAARSAAERIITKGRIDTVHARRHVARFVYGSKAVQKLFNELGPRYVDRNGGYTRILKLGPRRGDAAEACILELVDSSVKKSSDSK
- a CDS encoding DNA-directed RNA polymerase subunit alpha; the encoded protein is MVFKSLYLPDMIKWEEESLSDEFGRLEIIPLERGFGRTLGNALRRVLLSSLEGFAPVSISIEGVEHEFSTVSGVVQDVPELVLNIKSLIIDLGENEKGTLRLDVSKKGAYTGKDLKGDSYLKVINKDQELAQLDGTGKLSIEIAVEKGKGFIPADEWSIHGKEEKAGTILLDSWFCPVRKVNYEVQSARVGDRTDYDHLIMDISTDGSIGPKEALNEACEILTEHLQMIPGGLEPEEKPDIITKEKDNKNDIMSTPIEDTDIPTRIANVLKSAGIKNVSDLLEKKSEEILEISGFGPSSLETVEDALKKLKLSIDD
- the rpsK gene encoding 30S ribosomal protein S11, translating into MPKGAKVKSRAKATKKKKTLKVTDVNGIIHVKSSFNNTMITVTDRNGNVITWASGGTTGVKGTRKGTAFASGQAAVQAAEKAIEAGLKKVEIWVRGPGSGREAAVRALQSTNLEVTAIKDQTRIPHNGCRPSKRRRRG
- the rpsM gene encoding 30S ribosomal protein S13 — encoded protein: MARISGIDLPPNKHILYALPYIHGIGLASSRIILEKAGIKFDVKTDDLTETEVAALRKVIDSDYKVEGALRAEVNMNKKRLMDIRCYRGIRHRRGLPVRGQRTRTNARTRKGPKFGRKRIH
- the rpmJ gene encoding 50S ribosomal protein L36 yields the protein MKVRSSVKKICEYCRIVRRRGKVLVICSRNPKHKQRQG
- the infA gene encoding translation initiation factor IF-1, which translates into the protein MAKNVPKDGTVIETLPNYQCRVELDGMNGHITLCYISGKMRMNNIRILVGDRVTVEISPYDLNRGRITYRYK